A window of Panthera leo isolate Ple1 chromosome D2, P.leo_Ple1_pat1.1, whole genome shotgun sequence contains these coding sequences:
- the NEUROG3 gene encoding neurogenin-3, with protein MAPHPSGVPAVQATHDTEQPFQGASDAEVTCVASAPPSPARVQGGCAEEEGGGCRGASRKLRPRRGGRSRPKSELALSKQRRSRRKKANDRERNRMHNLNSALDALRGVLPTFPDDAKLTKIETLRFAHNYIWALTQALRIADHNLYGLEPPAPPCEELGSQDGGSPGEWGSLYSPVSQAGSLSPAASLEERPGLQMPASPTGLRPGALAFSDFL; from the coding sequence ATGGCGCCGCATCCCTCCGGCGTGCCAGCTGTCCAAGCGACCCATGACACAGAACAGCCCTTCCAGGGCGCCTCGGACGCCGAAGTGACCTGCGTTGCGTCCGCTCCGCCCAGCCCGGCTCGCGTGCAGGGGGGCTGCGCGGAGGAGGAAGGGGGCGGCTGCCGAGGAGCCTCGAGGAAGCTCCGGCCGAGGCGCGGGGGGCGCAGCCGGCCCAAGAGCGAGTTGGCTCTGAGCAAGCAGCGGCGGAGCCGGCGCAAGAAGGCCAACGACCGCGAGCGCAATCGGATGCACAACCTCAACTCCGCGCTGGACGCGCTTCGCGGTGTCCTGCCCACCTTTCCCGACGATGCCAAGCTCACCAAGATCGAGACGCTACGCTTCGCGCACAACTACATCTGGGCGCTGACGCAGGCGCTGCGCATAGCAGACCACAACCTCTACGGGCTGGAGCCGCCCGCGCCGCCCTGCGAAGAGCTGGGCAGCCAGGACGGCGGCTCCCCGGGAGAATGGGGCTCCCTCTACTCTCCTGTCTCCCAGGCGGGCAGCCTGAGTCCCGCCGCCTCGCTGGAGGAGCGTCCGGGGCTGCAGATGCCTGCCTCCCCTACCGGTCTGCGCCCCGGCGCCCTAGCTTTCTCAGACTTTCTATGA